A genomic region of Candidozyma auris chromosome 5, complete sequence contains the following coding sequences:
- a CDS encoding J domain-containing protein — protein MDLENLDLYGELGVTKNASEREIITAYRKKALKYHPDKNPSAEAKHKFQVLTAVYTVLSDKKLREEYEEVQNRKQSKDEGLSKEILRFREKLRKAEAEQADLFKDAGLREHKIQLLQKEAQDLRYEFERQRTVQKSGYTSFRDMAFTGRLTDLRMDKEHDRVVEVKWKLREEPEAQISANQLSHIMAVFGPVEGAMIKTPRKGYVYGIVVYQYHDSALEAAEYDYRQSARLWDHTGVRKLASLLRGCKLQRSHVPRSSYAGLVGEQL, from the coding sequence ATGGATCTCGAGAATCTCGACTTGTATGGTGAATTGGGGGTCACGAAAAACGCCTCCGAGCGTGAGATCATCACAGCGTATAGAAAAAAAGCGCTTAAATATCATCCCGATAAGAATCCCCTGGCTGAGGCCAAGCACAAGTTCCAGGTTCTCACAGCTGTGTATACTGTGCTAAGCGACAAGAAGCTACGAGAGGAGTACGAGGAGGTGCAAAATCGCAAGCAATCTAAAGATGAGGGCTTAAGCAAAGAAATACTTCGATTCAGGGAAAAACTTCGAAAAGCTGAAGCCGAACAGGCCGATTTGTTCAAGGATGCTGGTTTAAGAGAACATAAGATTCAGCTTTTGCAGAAAGAAGCCCAAGATCTTCGTTATGAGTTTGAGAGACAACGGACTGTTCAGAAGTCGGGATACACAAGCTTTCGAGACATGGCATTCACAGGCAGGCTAACAGATCTACGAATGGACAAGGAACACGATAGAGTAGTGGAGGTGAAATGGAAGCTACGAGAGGAGCCCGAGGCTCAGATCAGTGCCAACCAGCTATCTCACATCATGGCAGTATTCGGCCCGGTAGAGGGAGCAATGATCAAAACACCCCGCAAGGGATACGTCTACGGAATTGTGGTGTACCAGTATCACGATAGTGCTCTAGAAGCCGCAGAGTACGACTACAGGCAAAGTGCCAGGCTATGGGACCATACTGGGGTACGCAAACTAGCGTCGCTACTACGCGGATGCAAATTGCAGCGGAGCCATGTGCCCCGCAGCAGCTACGCTGGCCTCGTGGGGGAGCAGTTGTAA
- the CYB5 gene encoding Cyb5p, which yields MSETEGTVQDKYYSIEEVQKHNTTDDLWVVYNGQVYDVTPYLDEHPGGEEVIADVAGTDATEAFNDIGHSDDAHDIMKGLRLGKLEGGTIVETQGVTSAGSTAEVSGIPFPVLAAAVFVLAAGVYFYIN from the coding sequence ATGTCAGAAACTGAAGGCACCGTCCAAGACAAGTACTACTCCATCGAGGAAGTCCAGAAACACAACACTACCGACGACTTGTGGGTCGTTTACAACGGGCAGGTGTACGATGTGACGCCTTACTTGGACGAGCACCCAGGTGGTGAGGAAGTGATTGCCGATGTGGCCGGTACTGACGCCACGGAAGCCTTCAATGACATTGGCCACTCAGACGATGCCCACGATATCATGAAGGGCTTGAGACTTGGTAAGTTGGAGGGCGGTACCATTGTCGAGACCCAGGGAGTTACCTCTGCGGGCTCCACTGCTGAAGTCTCGGGCATTCCTTTCCCTGTGttggctgctgctgttttTGTCTTGGCTGCTGGCGTGTACTTCTACATCAACTAA
- a CDS encoding cyanamide hydratase, which yields MCKYGFEKIERDPTKAITFEFTPTPQKPEIPDSPADRVALAYASKELPQKVLYHSIRVYLYSVAIINDLFKDWELDKSVLFTTCLLHDIGTTEKNMAATKMSFEFYGGILAKNFVEEEFKDKTFAEAVCEAVIRHQDIGDTGYITTLGFILQIATILDNVGKHTQYIHPDTLDFVNKKYSREGWLDCFAASTDNENAKKPWGHTSKLGVPDFSKAILANSLKYTK from the coding sequence ATGTGCAAGTACGGCTTCGAAAAGATCGAAAGGGATCCCACCAAGGCTATCACATTCGAGTTCACACCAACTCCTCAAAAACCGGAAATTCCGGATTCTCCAGCCGACAGAGTTGCTTTGGCTTACGCTTCTAAGGAGTTGCCTCAGAAAGTGTTGTACCATTCTATTCGAGTGTACTTATACAGCGTGGCGATCATAAACGATCTTTTTAAAGATTGGGAATTGGACAAAAGCGTCTTGTTTACAACATGCTTGCTTCATGACATTGGCACtacagagaagaatatgGCGGCGACGAAGATGTCTTTTGAGTTCTATGGTGGAATCCTAGCAAAAAACTTTGTTGAGGAGGAATTTAAGGACAAGACGTTTGCCGAAGCCGTGTGTGAGGCTGTAATTCGTCATCAGGACATCGGCGATACAGGTTATATCACTACGCTTGGATTCATTCTCCAAATCGCCACCATTTTGGATAACGTTGGGAAACACACACAGTATATTCATCCCGATACATTGGATTTCgtcaacaagaagtacaGTCGTGAAGGGTGGTTGGACTGTTTCGCAGCTTCTACTGACAACGAGAATGCGAAGAAGCCTTGGGGTCACACAAGCAAATTGGGTGTTCCAGATTTCAGCAAGGCCATTCTTGCCAATTCGCTCAAGTATACCAAGTGA
- the NOP15 gene encoding rRNA-binding ribosome biosynthesis protein NOP15, whose protein sequence is MAKTVSKKVQKAKAAKEHGKRNDTIEKTDDKIDLQEASDSSSSDEQLSSDEEEEIEGLETPAPGSKPTANLGGHTVEFEAPEKKVSQANVKKRGVIYIGRLPQHFQEKEAKKYFKQFGEITRIRLSRNKTTGRMRHYGFIEFKHEDVAKIAAETMNNYLIFGHMLKVHVVDNPREDLFPAKLKGKFTEFDWRQRAYDAHHQKQPLSVWEKKQEEFEQQKKAKFDELKELGFNYALEA, encoded by the coding sequence ATGGCCAAAACAGTACTGAAAAAGGTGCAAAAGGCCAAGGCTGCCAAGGAACACGGGAAAAGAAATGACACAATCGAGAAAACGGATGATAAAATTGACCTACAAGAGGCATCCGACTCGTCGCTGAGCGATGAGCAGTTGTCCAgtgatgaggaggaggaaatcGAAGGTCTCGAGACTCCAGCTCCAGGTAGCAAGCCAACTGCTAACCTAGGTGGCCATACTGTGGAGTTTGAGGCTCCAGAAAAGAAGGTATCCCAAGCAAACgtcaaaaagagaggagTGATCTACATAGGTCGTCTTCCGCAGCACTTCcaggagaaggaggccaagaagtATTTCAAGCAGTTTGGAGAGATCACCAGAATCAGACtttcaagaaacaaaacCACTGGTCGCATGAGACATTATGGATTCATCGAGTTCAAGCACGAGGATGTGGCCAAGATTGCGGCAGAGACCATGAACAACTACCTCATCTTTGGTCACATGTTGAAGGTTCACGTAGTGGACAATCCTAGGGAAGACCTTTTCCCTGCAAAGTTGAAGGGCAAATTCACTGAGTTCGACTGGAGGCAGAGAGCTTACGATGCTCATCACCAGAAGCAGCCATTGAGCGtgtgggagaagaagcaagaggaaTTTGAGCAAcagaagaaggccaagttcgatgagctcaaagaacttggatTCAACTATGCGCTCGAGGCTTAA